A single region of the Streptomyces sp. NBC_00425 genome encodes:
- a CDS encoding DUF6817 domain-containing protein → MTAAVGHADKIAFLEQHGTDALEHSGADLLAHLQGVHDLLRAWGCGEALCDAGLFHSVYGTEIFPTGAVPLELRPEVRELIGEEAESLVHLFGAVARTSIFDAAFDGAPFLLETRTGEHIGVTDAQYAGLATLTVANWLEQRPRFPESTRFSRSREFDEMRRYLPEIARHALEQAYGFAPLSRPAN, encoded by the coding sequence GTGACCGCCGCCGTCGGCCACGCCGACAAGATCGCTTTCCTGGAACAGCACGGCACCGACGCCCTCGAGCACTCCGGTGCCGACCTCTTGGCGCATCTGCAGGGCGTCCACGACCTGCTGCGCGCCTGGGGCTGCGGGGAGGCGCTGTGCGACGCCGGACTGTTCCACTCGGTGTACGGCACGGAGATCTTCCCGACCGGCGCCGTACCGCTGGAACTCCGTCCCGAGGTCCGCGAACTGATCGGCGAAGAGGCCGAGTCGCTGGTCCACCTCTTCGGCGCCGTCGCCCGCACCAGCATCTTCGACGCCGCCTTCGACGGGGCGCCGTTCCTGCTGGAGACCCGCACGGGCGAGCACATCGGCGTCACGGACGCGCAGTACGCCGGCCTGGCGACGCTCACCGTGGCCAACTGGCTCGAACAGCGGCCGCGGTTCCCCGAGTCGACGCGGTTCAGCCGGTCCCGCGAGTTCGACGAGATGCGCCGGTATCTGCCGGAGATCGCCCGGCACGCCCTGGAGCAGGCGTACGGATTCGCCCCCCTGTCCCGACCCGCGAACTGA
- a CDS encoding TauD/TfdA family dioxygenase, whose product MPDVKEWCLFPDRDRVAVYEAAEPGVCPATWAAANSERLDERLLSAGACLLRGFDAPDAAAFSRFVRVFGEELGEYTYGSTPRSKVGDVYTSTEYPASEVIPLHNEMSYTSFWPERIWFYAAVAAPVGGETPLSDSHAVHRRIPEDVRERFERHGVRYVRNYRAGLGISWEDAFATSDRSAVERFCRERDISYEWLDDGALRTTEICQAVATHPVTGRPGWMNQAHLFHISNLKESTRLALLDLMPEADLPRNAYYGDGSPILDADLAAVRAAYDAETLAFPWQRGDLLMVDNMAMAHGRSSFEGPRKILVAMTGTHDTLGPAKARS is encoded by the coding sequence ATGCCTGACGTCAAGGAATGGTGCCTGTTCCCCGACCGGGACCGGGTCGCCGTCTACGAAGCGGCCGAGCCGGGCGTCTGTCCCGCCACCTGGGCCGCCGCGAACTCCGAGCGGCTCGACGAACGGCTGCTGAGCGCGGGCGCCTGCCTGCTGCGCGGCTTCGACGCGCCGGACGCCGCCGCGTTCTCCCGGTTCGTCCGGGTGTTCGGCGAGGAGCTCGGGGAGTACACCTACGGCTCCACGCCGCGTAGCAAGGTGGGCGACGTCTACACGTCCACCGAGTACCCGGCGAGCGAGGTGATCCCGCTCCACAACGAGATGAGCTACACCAGCTTCTGGCCGGAGCGGATCTGGTTCTACGCCGCCGTCGCCGCGCCCGTGGGCGGCGAGACCCCGCTCTCCGACAGCCACGCCGTCCACCGGCGCATCCCCGAGGACGTGCGCGAGCGGTTCGAACGCCACGGAGTGCGCTATGTGCGCAACTACCGTGCCGGACTGGGCATTTCGTGGGAGGACGCGTTCGCCACCTCCGACCGCTCGGCCGTGGAGCGCTTCTGCCGTGAGCGCGACATCTCCTACGAGTGGCTCGACGACGGCGCGCTGCGCACCACCGAGATCTGCCAGGCCGTCGCGACCCACCCGGTGACCGGCCGGCCCGGCTGGATGAACCAGGCCCACCTGTTCCACATCTCCAACCTCAAGGAGTCCACCCGCCTGGCGCTGCTGGACCTCATGCCCGAGGCCGACCTGCCCCGCAACGCCTATTACGGCGACGGCAGCCCGATCCTCGACGCCGACCTGGCCGCCGTGCGCGCCGCCTACGACGCGGAGACGCTGGCCTTCCCCTGGCAGCGAGGGGACCTGCTGATGGTCGACAACATGGCGATGGCGCACGGCCGTTCGAGCTTCGAGGGGCCCCGCAAGATCCTCGTGGCCATGACCGGCACCCACGACACCCTCGGCCCCGCGAAGGCCCGCTCGTGA
- a CDS encoding MbtH family protein: MSNSLDDPNGRFFVVVNAEGQYSLWPGSAQVPAGWTVSHGVADRASCIDFINANWTDMRPLSLVAHMARTASSEKESAR, from the coding sequence ATGTCGAATTCCCTCGACGACCCGAATGGACGTTTCTTCGTGGTGGTGAACGCCGAAGGCCAGTATTCGCTGTGGCCCGGGTCTGCTCAGGTGCCTGCCGGTTGGACGGTTTCCCACGGTGTCGCCGACCGCGCGTCCTGCATCGACTTCATCAACGCGAACTGGACGGACATGCGACCGCTGAGCCTGGTCGCCCACATGGCGCGGACCGCGTCGTCCGAGAAGGAATCCGCCCGATGA
- a CDS encoding non-ribosomal peptide synthetase: MSATGPARQAVSQARLDAMSPAKRALLAKRLAGRGARTADSVVPVPRDGQLAVSAAQRRLWYMDQLSPGSAVFNLSVALRLTGPLKTEVLQTAVRQVFARHESLRTVFPAPGGSLVQRILPEIKAGLTPVVLMDDADAGAGLVAALEAEAARPFSLEHGPLARVRLFQCDPAEHVLLLVIHHSVCDGWSMSIVIDELMKLYAAGVRGGEAELEPLRVQYADYTAWEAEPKREDELAPQLDYWRRTLRGAPATVDLPIDRPRAAVQSFRGALHRFTLPSGTWSAVQDVARAEQATPFMVLLAAFAALLSRCSTQGEVTVATPVANRPLDEIQNVVGFFANSIALRLDTSGDPAFRELVGRVRDVTQEGLARSGVPFDRVVEAVDPARSLAHAPMAQVSFALLDDQAMDDTVGELRVTTVDHHTGTAKYDLTLELWPDGAGELHGTLEYATDLFDPRTVTELVRRFGTLLGHLAHEPGTTVGHAPLLSDEEARRIEEALRTADEPMPFDGRCVHEEFERQVRRTPDLPALVDGERTLTFGELDERADRFARLLRGAGAGSGARVALCLERGVDLVAGVLGTLKAGAVCVPVDPAHPVGVIARLLDDADVTVLLTSARHAGALPAGRPRVLVEEDPDGPAPAGGSARPLPESASCVLYDPGVTSRPEGLVVTHRSLAHHCAAGGAPAGFVLAVADVLGTLLSGRTAHFTAEAPAAGGTDGAPGPGTRFHVLDGALRPAAPGTVGELWLGGAGVALGYWHRPDLTAQRFLPDPFSEAPGARLHRTGDLVRVGPDGAVEYVGRVDDRVRVAGQLTEPAQARAVLERLPEVREAVVAPRTDLPGGTALVAYVAVPDTAAHDAGDGTAATTADALRAALAREIPARTVPEHLVVLDALPRTSDGEIDWPAFPHPTVAGGAVPDGAADVPRTPLERTVAEVWGQVLGLPEVGRDAGFLALGGHSLLATQAVARLRDALGLDIPLRVFLRASSLADLAARIEGLGGEPRRRRVVPTPRTTPAPLSYAQGRLYFLSRLAEDSSFYNVPIALRLDGALDRAALRQAFAALWARHDGLRTYFPSLDGEPMQAILPARHVPFDEVNLEGEAQQRALVDELVDVESRTPFDLSEGPLLRGRLLCLAPDAHVLVMTLHHAVSDGWSVAIVLDELVALYRAFREGEPSPLKPVPLTYVDYTRWQRSWLKGAELDSQLTYWKRTLADVPMLELPTDRPRPAAQSFRGARHEMRWGPELSRSVTELARREGVTPFMVLLAGFDVLMAHSSGQRDITVGTPVAGRTMTELEPLVGFFANTLALRVDLSGDPTFAELLERVRERAHGAYAHQDVPFEMVVDAVAPQRSLSHSPLFQVRFALQNQNDVLPDPGDGLTLTELEGEQHTARFDLVVDLWETERGLEGQAEYSTDLFDADTVARMMDRFETLLERLVADPRQRVLGDLDLLTEEERRRIDALSRGPELPADADARTFVARFVEQAALRPDAPAVTCGDTTLTYGELRRRSGALARVLAAAGVGPGATAAVYLDRGVEFLVAALAVMEAGGAYVPLDPAYPAQRRAAIVADARPALTVTSRALAGSAGEAPGGLLVLEDVEAEMPVLTDPAPLVDLSPDLPAYVVYTSGTKGLPKGVVLSHRGLAGYVQALPEAVGLPAEPVYLHTASFGFSSSVRQFAVPLAHGGHVVVADRDVIASPETLLAYAAGHGVQVLDLVPSYLRVVQPALAQHGGWRPELVLTASEPLLYDLPEELRAAPGATPRLVNMYGQTETTGIVAAAPVADEREGRGAVVPLGRPIGGARVHVLDGRLRPVPVGHEGEIVVGGTGLALGYLGDPALTAERFVPDPYGAEGSRLYRTGDRGRLLPDGKVEFLGRIGDQVKIRGHRVELAEVASVLSACDGVAECAVLCVADGPDERRLVGHVALSSGSGATAESLRAALREKLPDYMIPTLVLLDALPRLPNGKVDRGALATTTAPPVTARATAPSSRAEETLAGIWRDVLRLSVVGPDDDFFALGGDSLHVIRVVDRARKAGIAVTPAQFIAHPTIAGLAKVAGGGRRERAEETLAGIWRDVLRLSVVGPDDDFFALGGDSLHVIRVVDRARKAGIAVTPAQFIAHPTIAGLAKVAGGGRRERAEETLAGIWRDVLRLSVVGPDDDFFALGGDSLHVIRVVDRARKAGIAVTPAQFIAHPTIAGLAQVAGAPAASAGQGADTGPVPLVPSHLAFLERDFPDKETYTHPFIFEAVAPLDPKLVERAVGCVLEHHESLRICFPKDQGTYRVQVQERFERTPFTSVDLSALDPAAQKVAFQRLDAALHRKLDFANGPLLHVALVKFGPDRPDTLIVVVHHQLMDNSSWDVLMEDIQAAYTALAAGNQPQLEPPTSSFAAWARNLDRLARSPELDADAAYWTALAKRPVPHWPLDHEGGEDCMSTEESVVIGLDVEETAALRLAMRRAYGLSVNEALLAATLRGFTEWSGQSSVIVDMVARGRELGGDELDLSRAIGRFSMTSPRLLEVPEEGGARALLDSVAAQLEAVPRKGLGFGLLRYIGARPGAAEALAPLGKPHILLNNWGDFDNVVEESPVLGPPIEDAWPMPKLQRMHRLMIDCRVYSGALRVGFRFSRNLNERASIERLAGLVEATLRTLVRPEGR, translated from the coding sequence ATGAGCGCCACGGGCCCCGCACGGCAGGCCGTCTCGCAGGCCCGTCTCGACGCCATGTCCCCCGCGAAGCGGGCGCTACTCGCCAAGCGCCTCGCCGGACGGGGCGCCCGGACCGCCGACTCCGTCGTCCCCGTGCCCCGCGACGGGCAGCTCGCGGTGTCGGCCGCACAGCGACGCCTGTGGTACATGGACCAGCTCAGCCCGGGCAGCGCGGTCTTCAACCTGTCCGTGGCGCTGCGGCTCACCGGTCCGCTCAAGACCGAGGTGCTGCAGACGGCGGTGCGGCAGGTGTTCGCACGGCACGAGTCGCTGCGGACCGTGTTCCCGGCCCCCGGCGGCAGCCTGGTGCAGCGGATCCTGCCGGAGATCAAGGCCGGCCTCACGCCCGTCGTCCTGATGGACGACGCGGACGCCGGGGCGGGGCTCGTCGCGGCGCTCGAGGCGGAGGCGGCCCGGCCGTTCTCGCTCGAACACGGGCCGCTCGCCCGCGTCCGGCTCTTCCAGTGCGACCCCGCGGAGCACGTCCTCCTCCTCGTCATCCACCACAGCGTGTGCGACGGCTGGTCGATGAGCATCGTGATCGACGAGCTGATGAAGCTCTACGCGGCCGGTGTCCGGGGCGGCGAGGCCGAACTCGAGCCGCTGCGGGTGCAGTACGCCGACTACACGGCCTGGGAGGCCGAGCCGAAGCGCGAGGACGAACTCGCTCCGCAGCTCGACTACTGGCGGCGGACGCTGCGGGGGGCGCCCGCGACCGTCGACCTGCCGATCGACCGGCCCAGGGCCGCGGTGCAGAGCTTCCGCGGCGCGCTGCACCGGTTCACGCTGCCCTCGGGGACCTGGTCGGCCGTGCAGGACGTCGCCCGCGCCGAGCAGGCGACCCCGTTCATGGTGCTGCTCGCGGCCTTCGCCGCGCTGCTGTCCCGATGTTCCACGCAGGGCGAGGTCACGGTCGCGACGCCCGTCGCGAACCGGCCGCTGGACGAGATTCAGAACGTGGTCGGCTTCTTCGCGAACTCCATCGCCCTCAGGCTGGACACCTCGGGCGACCCCGCCTTCCGCGAACTCGTCGGCCGGGTCCGCGACGTGACCCAGGAGGGCCTCGCCCGCAGCGGCGTCCCCTTCGACCGCGTCGTCGAGGCCGTCGACCCGGCGCGCAGCCTCGCCCATGCGCCGATGGCCCAGGTGAGCTTCGCGCTGCTGGACGACCAGGCCATGGACGACACGGTCGGCGAACTGCGGGTCACCACCGTCGACCACCACACCGGTACGGCGAAGTACGACCTGACGCTGGAGCTGTGGCCGGACGGCGCGGGCGAACTGCACGGCACCCTCGAGTACGCCACCGACCTCTTCGACCCGAGGACCGTCACCGAGCTGGTCCGGCGCTTCGGCACGCTGCTCGGGCACCTCGCCCATGAGCCCGGTACGACCGTCGGACACGCCCCTCTCCTGTCCGACGAGGAGGCCCGGCGGATCGAGGAGGCCCTGCGCACCGCCGACGAGCCGATGCCGTTCGACGGGCGGTGCGTGCACGAGGAGTTCGAGCGCCAGGTACGCCGTACGCCGGACCTGCCCGCGCTCGTCGACGGTGAGCGCACCCTGACCTTCGGCGAGCTGGACGAGCGGGCGGACCGGTTCGCGCGGCTGCTGCGTGGGGCGGGCGCCGGGAGCGGGGCGCGCGTGGCACTCTGCCTCGAGCGGGGCGTCGACCTCGTCGCCGGCGTACTCGGGACGCTGAAGGCCGGCGCCGTCTGCGTGCCCGTCGACCCTGCCCACCCGGTGGGCGTGATCGCGCGCCTGCTGGACGACGCCGACGTGACGGTCCTCCTGACGAGCGCGCGCCACGCCGGCGCACTCCCCGCAGGGCGGCCGCGGGTGCTGGTCGAGGAGGACCCCGACGGGCCGGCCCCGGCGGGCGGCTCGGCGCGGCCGCTTCCCGAGAGCGCGAGCTGTGTCCTGTACGACCCCGGTGTCACGTCGCGGCCCGAGGGGCTCGTTGTGACCCACCGCAGCCTCGCGCACCACTGTGCCGCAGGCGGCGCCCCCGCGGGCTTCGTCCTGGCCGTCGCCGATGTCCTCGGCACGCTGCTCTCGGGCCGTACGGCGCACTTCACGGCCGAGGCCCCCGCCGCGGGCGGGACCGACGGCGCTCCTGGCCCCGGCACCCGCTTCCACGTCCTCGACGGGGCCCTCAGGCCTGCCGCCCCCGGGACCGTCGGCGAGCTCTGGCTGGGCGGCGCCGGTGTCGCCCTCGGCTACTGGCACCGGCCGGACCTGACGGCGCAGCGGTTCCTGCCCGACCCGTTCAGCGAGGCGCCGGGCGCCCGGCTGCACCGCACCGGCGATCTCGTCCGGGTCGGCCCGGACGGCGCCGTCGAGTACGTGGGGCGCGTGGACGACCGGGTACGCGTCGCCGGGCAGCTCACGGAACCGGCGCAGGCCAGGGCCGTGCTGGAGCGGCTCCCGGAGGTGCGCGAGGCCGTCGTGGCGCCGCGCACCGACCTGCCCGGCGGGACCGCGCTCGTCGCCTACGTCGCCGTGCCGGACACCGCGGCCCATGACGCAGGCGACGGCACCGCCGCCACCACGGCGGACGCCCTGCGCGCCGCCCTGGCCCGAGAGATCCCCGCCCGCACCGTCCCGGAGCACCTCGTCGTGCTGGACGCCCTGCCGCGTACCTCCGACGGCGAGATCGACTGGCCCGCCTTCCCCCACCCCACGGTCGCCGGCGGCGCCGTACCGGACGGTGCGGCGGACGTGCCCAGGACACCGCTCGAGCGGACCGTCGCCGAGGTCTGGGGTCAGGTGCTCGGACTGCCCGAGGTCGGGAGGGACGCCGGCTTCCTCGCACTCGGCGGGCATTCGCTGCTGGCGACACAGGCCGTCGCCCGCCTGCGGGACGCGCTCGGCCTGGACATCCCCCTGCGGGTCTTCCTGCGGGCCTCGTCCCTGGCGGACCTGGCGGCGCGGATCGAGGGCCTCGGCGGCGAGCCGCGGCGGCGGCGGGTCGTGCCCACACCGCGCACCACACCCGCGCCCCTGTCGTATGCGCAGGGCAGGCTCTACTTCCTGAGCCGTCTCGCGGAGGACAGCTCGTTCTACAACGTGCCCATCGCCCTGCGGCTGGACGGCGCGCTGGACCGGGCCGCGCTGCGGCAGGCGTTCGCGGCGCTGTGGGCCCGGCACGACGGGCTGCGGACGTACTTCCCCTCCTTGGACGGCGAGCCGATGCAGGCGATCCTGCCGGCCCGGCATGTGCCCTTCGACGAGGTGAACCTGGAGGGGGAGGCACAGCAGCGGGCGCTCGTCGACGAACTCGTGGACGTGGAGTCCCGTACCCCCTTCGATCTGAGCGAAGGCCCCCTGTTGCGCGGCAGGCTGCTGTGCCTCGCGCCGGACGCACACGTGCTCGTGATGACCCTGCACCACGCGGTCTCGGACGGCTGGTCGGTCGCCATCGTGCTCGACGAACTCGTCGCCCTCTACCGCGCCTTCCGCGAGGGTGAGCCCTCGCCGCTGAAGCCGGTGCCGCTCACGTACGTCGACTACACGCGCTGGCAGCGGTCGTGGCTCAAGGGCGCGGAGCTGGACTCCCAGCTCACCTACTGGAAGCGGACGCTCGCGGACGTACCCATGTTGGAGCTGCCGACCGACCGGCCGCGGCCCGCGGCGCAGAGCTTCCGGGGCGCACGCCACGAGATGCGCTGGGGTCCGGAGTTGTCACGGTCCGTCACCGAACTCGCCCGCCGCGAGGGCGTGACGCCGTTCATGGTGCTGCTCGCCGGGTTCGATGTGCTGATGGCCCACTCCAGCGGACAGCGGGACATCACCGTCGGCACCCCTGTGGCGGGCCGCACCATGACCGAACTGGAGCCGCTGGTCGGCTTCTTCGCCAACACCCTCGCCCTGCGCGTCGACCTGTCCGGCGATCCGACCTTCGCCGAACTCCTGGAGCGGGTGAGGGAGAGGGCGCACGGTGCCTACGCCCATCAGGACGTGCCGTTCGAGATGGTGGTGGACGCCGTCGCGCCGCAGCGCAGCCTCAGTCATTCGCCGCTGTTCCAGGTCCGCTTCGCCCTGCAGAACCAGAACGACGTACTGCCCGACCCCGGCGACGGGCTGACGCTCACCGAGCTGGAGGGCGAGCAGCACACCGCCCGCTTCGACCTGGTCGTCGACCTGTGGGAGACGGAGCGCGGGCTCGAAGGCCAGGCGGAGTACAGCACGGACCTGTTCGACGCGGACACCGTCGCGCGGATGATGGACCGCTTCGAGACGCTCCTCGAACGGCTGGTCGCCGATCCACGGCAGAGGGTCCTAGGCGACCTGGACCTTCTCACCGAGGAGGAGCGGCGCCGCATCGACGCGCTGAGCCGGGGACCCGAGCTGCCGGCGGACGCCGACGCGCGCACCTTCGTCGCGCGCTTCGTCGAACAGGCCGCTCTGCGCCCCGACGCGCCGGCCGTCACCTGCGGCGACACCACACTCACCTACGGGGAGCTGCGGCGCCGGTCCGGGGCGCTGGCGCGCGTGCTCGCCGCCGCCGGCGTCGGGCCCGGGGCGACCGCGGCCGTGTACCTCGACCGGGGCGTGGAGTTCCTGGTCGCCGCGCTGGCCGTGATGGAGGCGGGCGGCGCGTACGTGCCGCTGGACCCGGCGTATCCGGCGCAGCGCCGCGCGGCGATCGTCGCCGACGCGCGGCCCGCGCTGACCGTCACCTCGCGGGCGCTGGCCGGTTCGGCCGGCGAGGCACCGGGCGGGCTGCTGGTGCTGGAGGACGTCGAGGCCGAGATGCCGGTCCTGACCGACCCGGCGCCGCTGGTGGACCTCTCACCCGATCTGCCCGCCTACGTCGTCTACACCTCCGGCACGAAGGGCCTGCCCAAGGGCGTCGTGCTGTCCCACCGCGGCCTGGCCGGGTACGTGCAGGCACTGCCGGAAGCCGTGGGGCTGCCCGCGGAACCGGTGTACCTGCACACCGCGTCGTTCGGCTTCTCGTCGTCCGTACGGCAGTTCGCGGTGCCCCTCGCGCACGGCGGCCATGTCGTCGTCGCCGACCGCGACGTCATCGCCTCGCCCGAGACGCTGCTGGCGTATGCCGCCGGACACGGGGTGCAGGTGCTGGACCTCGTACCGTCCTACCTGCGGGTCGTCCAGCCGGCGCTGGCGCAGCACGGGGGATGGCGGCCCGAGCTCGTGCTCACCGCGAGCGAACCGCTGCTGTACGACCTGCCCGAGGAGCTGCGTGCGGCGCCGGGCGCCACGCCGCGGCTGGTCAACATGTACGGCCAGACCGAGACCACCGGCATCGTCGCGGCCGCGCCGGTCGCGGACGAGCGGGAGGGCCGTGGCGCGGTGGTACCGCTCGGGCGCCCCATCGGCGGTGCGCGGGTGCACGTCCTGGACGGGCGGCTGCGGCCGGTGCCCGTCGGGCACGAGGGCGAGATCGTCGTCGGCGGGACCGGCCTCGCGCTCGGCTACCTCGGCGACCCGGCGCTCACGGCCGAACGTTTCGTCCCCGACCCCTACGGGGCCGAGGGCAGCCGGCTCTACCGCACCGGCGACCGGGGGCGGTTGCTGCCCGACGGCAAGGTGGAGTTCCTCGGCCGGATCGGCGACCAGGTGAAGATCCGGGGTCACCGGGTGGAGCTGGCGGAGGTCGCCTCGGTGCTGTCCGCGTGCGACGGGGTCGCCGAGTGCGCCGTGCTGTGCGTGGCGGACGGCCCTGACGAGCGTCGGCTGGTCGGCCACGTGGCGCTGTCCTCGGGCAGCGGCGCGACGGCCGAGAGCCTGCGGGCCGCGCTGCGCGAGAAGCTGCCCGACTACATGATCCCGACCCTGGTCCTGCTCGACGCCCTGCCCCGGCTGCCCAACGGGAAGGTCGACCGTGGCGCGCTGGCCACGACCACGGCACCACCGGTCACGGCACGCGCCACGGCCCCGAGCAGCCGCGCCGAGGAGACACTCGCGGGGATCTGGCGGGACGTGCTGCGGCTGTCCGTGGTGGGGCCGGACGATGATTTCTTCGCGCTGGGCGGTGATTCGCTGCATGTGATTCGTGTGGTGGACCGGGCGCGCAAGGCGGGGATCGCGGTGACGCCGGCGCAGTTCATCGCACACCCCACCATCGCCGGGCTGGCGAAGGTGGCCGGCGGCGGGCGGCGTGAGCGGGCCGAGGAGACACTCGCGGGGATCTGGCGGGACGTGCTGCGGCTGTCCGTGGTGGGGCCGGACGATGATTTCTTCGCGCTGGGCGGTGATTCGCTGCATGTGATTCGTGTGGTGGACCGGGCGCGCAAGGCGGGGATCGCGGTGACGCCGGCGCAGTTCATCGCACACCCCACCATCGCCGGGCTGGCGAAGGTGGCCGGCGGCGGGCGGCGTGAGCGGGCCGAGGAGACACTCGCGGGGATCTGGCGGGACGTGCTGCGGCTGTCCGTGGTGGGGCCGGACGATGATTTCTTCGCGCTGGGCGGTGATTCGCTGCATGTGATTCGTGTGGTGGACCGGGCGCGCAAGGCGGGGATCGCGGTGACGCCGGCGCAGTTCATCGCACACCCCACCATCGCCGGGCTGGCACAGGTCGCGGGCGCACCGGCGGCGAGCGCCGGCCAGGGTGCCGACACCGGACCGGTTCCGCTGGTGCCCTCCCATCTCGCCTTCCTCGAGCGGGACTTCCCGGACAAGGAGACCTACACCCATCCGTTCATCTTCGAGGCGGTCGCACCCCTCGACCCGAAGCTGGTGGAGCGCGCCGTGGGGTGCGTGCTGGAGCACCACGAGTCGCTGCGCATCTGCTTCCCGAAGGACCAGGGCACCTACCGGGTCCAGGTCCAGGAGCGCTTCGAGCGCACGCCGTTCACCAGCGTCGATCTGTCCGCCCTCGATCCGGCGGCCCAGAAGGTGGCCTTCCAGCGGCTCGACGCGGCACTGCACCGCAAGCTCGACTTCGCCAACGGGCCGCTGCTGCACGTCGCGCTGGTGAAGTTCGGGCCCGACCGGCCGGACACGCTCATCGTCGTCGTCCACCACCAGCTCATGGACAACAGTTCCTGGGACGTCCTGATGGAGGACATCCAGGCCGCCTACACGGCCCTCGCCGCCGGAAATCAGCCGCAGCTGGAGCCGCCGACGTCGTCCTTCGCGGCATGGGCCCGCAACCTCGACAGGCTCGCGCGCTCCCCGGAACTCGACGCGGACGCCGCGTACTGGACCGCGCTGGCGAAGCGGCCCGTGCCGCACTGGCCCCTCGACCACGAGGGCGGAGAGGACTGCATGTCCACCGAGGAGTCGGTGGTCATCGGACTCGATGTCGAGGAGACGGCGGCGCTGCGGCTGGCGATGCGCCGCGCCTACGGCCTGTCGGTCAACGAGGCCCTTCTCGCTGCTACGCTCCGCGGCTTCACCGAGTGGTCGGGCCAGAGTTCGGTCATCGTCGACATGGTCGCCCGCGGCCGCGAGCTCGGTGGCGACGAACTCGACCTCTCGCGCGCCATCGGCCGGTTCTCGATGACCTCGCCGAGGCTGCTCGAGGTGCCCGAGGAAGGCGGTGCCCGCGCGCTGCTCGATTCGGTGGCCGCGCAGCTGGAGGCGGTACCGCGCAAGGGGCTCGGCTTCGGCCTGCTGCGCTACATCGGCGCCCGTCCCGGGGCCGCCGAGGCCCTGGCGCCGCTGGGCAAGCCGCACATCCTGCTCAACAACTGGGGCGACTTCGACAACGTGGTGGAGGAGTCTCCGGTGCTCGGCCCGCCCATCGAGGACGCGTGGCCGATGCCGAAGCTGCAGCGCATGCACCGCCTCATGATCGACTGCCGAGTTTACAGCGGCGCCCTGAGAGTCGGCTTCCGGTTCAGCCGGAACCTCAACGAACGGGCGAGCATCGAGCGCCTCGCCGGCCTGGTGGAGGCCACCCTGCGCACGCTCGTCCGGCCGGAGGGCCGGTGA